The proteins below come from a single Streptomyces spongiicola genomic window:
- a CDS encoding ABC transporter permease/substrate binding protein: MPRLPLGDWVDGGVGWLQSHLSWLFDAVSSAVTGMYDGIDAVLSAPEPLLFAGILAVAAWWLRGLLAGGLAFAGFAVIDSVELWDEAMSTLSLVLVATVVTLLIAVPLGIWASRSKTVSAVIRPVLDFMQTMPAMVYLIPGIIFFGVGVVPGIIATIVFALPPGVRMTELGIRQVDEELVEAAEAFGTTPRDTLVRVQLPLALPTIMAGVNQVIMLGLSMVVIAGMVGGGGLGGAVYRAIGNVDIGLGFEAGVSIVILAMYLDRMTGALGRQVSPLGRRALARARAAVGGARIWNHRPQPVVAVVGAVVLALVAGGVGVFGGTTSAEAGGAGDVGRGKKISVGYIPWDEGIASTFLWKELLERRGFEVETRQLEAGALYTGLAGGQIDFQTDSWLPVTHAQYWDKYRDKLEDKGSWFGPTSLELSVPSYVEGVDSLDDLKGRAGQFKGRIVGIEPSAGMMGILKDKVLEEYGLEGEYDVVDGSTPGMLAELKRAYDRKEPIVTTLWSPHWAYSSYDLRKLDDPKGSWGEGDGIHTLARKGFSEENPRVGKWLQDFEMTEEQLTGLEARIQETGKGKEQEAVRAWLKDNPGLAGKWTPVSGAAPDVSQSQRTG, encoded by the coding sequence GTGCCTAGGCTTCCCCTCGGCGACTGGGTCGACGGCGGCGTCGGCTGGCTCCAGTCCCACCTCTCCTGGCTGTTCGACGCCGTCAGCTCGGCCGTCACCGGCATGTACGACGGCATCGACGCGGTGCTGTCCGCACCCGAGCCGCTGCTCTTCGCCGGCATCCTCGCCGTCGCCGCGTGGTGGCTGCGCGGTCTGCTCGCGGGCGGTCTGGCCTTCGCCGGCTTCGCGGTGATCGACTCCGTGGAGCTGTGGGACGAGGCCATGTCGACCCTCTCGCTGGTGCTGGTCGCCACCGTCGTCACGCTGCTGATCGCGGTGCCGCTGGGCATCTGGGCGTCGCGCTCCAAGACCGTCAGCGCCGTGATCCGGCCGGTCCTGGACTTCATGCAGACGATGCCCGCCATGGTCTACCTGATCCCCGGCATCATCTTCTTCGGCGTCGGCGTGGTCCCCGGCATCATCGCCACCATCGTCTTCGCCCTGCCGCCGGGCGTGCGGATGACCGAACTCGGCATCCGCCAGGTCGACGAGGAACTGGTGGAGGCCGCGGAGGCGTTCGGCACCACGCCACGCGACACGCTGGTCCGTGTGCAGCTGCCGCTCGCCCTGCCCACGATCATGGCCGGTGTCAACCAGGTGATCATGCTGGGCCTGTCCATGGTGGTCATCGCCGGCATGGTCGGCGGCGGCGGCCTCGGCGGCGCCGTCTACCGCGCCATCGGCAACGTCGACATCGGGCTGGGCTTCGAGGCGGGCGTCTCCATCGTCATCCTCGCGATGTACCTGGACCGGATGACGGGCGCGCTGGGCCGCCAGGTCTCCCCGCTCGGGCGCCGGGCCCTGGCGCGGGCCAGGGCCGCGGTCGGCGGGGCGAGGATCTGGAACCACCGCCCCCAGCCCGTCGTCGCCGTGGTCGGTGCCGTGGTCCTCGCGCTGGTCGCGGGCGGCGTGGGCGTGTTCGGCGGCACCACGTCCGCCGAGGCCGGCGGAGCCGGCGACGTGGGCCGGGGCAAGAAGATCTCCGTGGGCTACATCCCGTGGGACGAGGGCATCGCCTCCACCTTCCTGTGGAAGGAGCTGCTGGAGCGCCGCGGCTTCGAGGTCGAGACCAGGCAGCTGGAGGCCGGCGCACTCTACACCGGTCTCGCAGGCGGGCAGATCGACTTCCAGACGGACTCCTGGCTCCCGGTCACCCACGCCCAGTACTGGGACAAGTACCGCGACAAGCTGGAGGACAAGGGCTCCTGGTTCGGCCCCACCTCCCTGGAGCTGTCGGTGCCCTCGTACGTCGAGGGCGTCGACTCCCTCGACGACCTGAAGGGCAGGGCGGGCCAGTTCAAGGGCCGGATCGTCGGCATCGAGCCGAGTGCCGGAATGATGGGGATCCTCAAGGACAAGGTCCTCGAGGAGTACGGCCTGGAGGGCGAGTACGACGTCGTCGACGGCTCCACCCCCGGCATGCTCGCCGAGCTGAAGCGGGCGTACGACAGGAAGGAGCCCATCGTCACCACCCTGTGGTCGCCGCACTGGGCCTACAGCTCCTACGACCTCAGGAAACTGGACGACCCCAAGGGCAGCTGGGGCGAGGGCGACGGCATCCACACGCTCGCCCGCAAGGGCTTCTCCGAGGAGAACCCCCGGGTCGGCAAGTGGCTCCAGGACTTCGAGATGACCGAGGAGCAGCTCACCGGCCTGGAGGCGAGGATCCAGGAGACGGGCAAGGGCAAGGAGCAGGAGGCCGTCCGGGCCTGGCTGAAGGACAACCCCGGCCTCGCCGGCAAGTGGACACCGGTCTCCGGAGCGGCGCCGGACGTCTCACAGTCGCAGCGGACCGGCTGA
- a CDS encoding quaternary amine ABC transporter ATP-binding protein — protein sequence MSRLQAEHLYKVFGRRPDEAVRRLESGSGRDELRAEGTTAAVIDASFSVEPGQIFVVMGLSGSGKSTLLRMLNGLLEPTAGRVLFDGRDLTALGARGLREVRAARISMVFQHFALFPHRSVLENAAYGLAVQGVARAERERRATEALELAGLAGWEQSWPDELSGGMQQRVGLARALATDADLLLMDESFSALDPLIRRDMQDQLLELQKRLKKTIVFITHDLNEAMRLGDRIAVMRDGRIVQLGTAEDILVRPADDYVASFIQDVDRSRVLTASAVMTEPSATADGCGCETVTPGTLVADVCAVSARVPHPVAVKDAAGEVVGVVPQSRLVGLVGDEQAEPVPCGAPARHLPAQEAEEAHKAQEAHKAQEAQELQKEVRASA from the coding sequence GTGTCCAGGCTCCAGGCGGAGCACCTGTACAAGGTGTTCGGCAGACGACCCGACGAGGCGGTGCGCAGGCTCGAGAGCGGCTCCGGCCGAGACGAGCTCCGCGCCGAGGGAACGACGGCCGCGGTGATCGACGCCTCGTTCTCCGTCGAGCCGGGTCAGATCTTCGTTGTCATGGGTCTGTCCGGGTCGGGGAAGTCCACGCTGCTGCGCATGCTCAACGGACTGCTGGAGCCGACCGCCGGACGCGTGCTCTTCGACGGCCGGGACCTGACCGCCCTGGGCGCCCGCGGGCTCCGAGAGGTGCGCGCCGCCAGGATCAGCATGGTCTTCCAGCACTTCGCGCTGTTCCCCCACCGCAGCGTGCTGGAGAACGCCGCCTACGGCCTGGCGGTCCAGGGCGTCGCCCGCGCCGAGCGCGAGCGGCGCGCGACCGAGGCGCTGGAGCTCGCCGGTCTCGCCGGATGGGAGCAGTCCTGGCCGGACGAGCTGTCCGGCGGCATGCAGCAGCGCGTAGGCCTCGCCCGCGCCCTCGCCACGGACGCGGACCTGCTGCTGATGGACGAGTCCTTCAGCGCCCTCGACCCGCTCATCCGGCGCGACATGCAGGACCAGCTGCTCGAACTCCAGAAGCGGCTGAAGAAGACCATCGTCTTCATCACCCACGACCTCAACGAGGCCATGCGCCTGGGGGACCGCATCGCCGTGATGCGCGACGGTCGGATCGTCCAGCTCGGCACCGCCGAGGACATCCTGGTCCGGCCCGCCGACGACTATGTGGCGTCCTTCATCCAGGACGTGGACCGCTCCCGGGTGCTGACGGCGTCAGCCGTCATGACCGAGCCGTCCGCCACCGCCGACGGGTGCGGCTGCGAGACCGTCACGCCCGGCACCCTCGTCGCGGACGTGTGCGCGGTGAGCGCGCGCGTCCCGCATCCGGTGGCCGTCAAGGACGCCGCCGGCGAAGTGGTCGGAGTCGTCCCGCAGTCCCGGCTGGTCGGCCTCGTCGGCGACGAGCAGGCCGAGCCGGTGCCCTGCGGCGCGCCGGCCCGCCACCTGCCGGCGCAGGAGGCTGAGGAGGCGCACAAGGCGCAGGAGGCGCACAAGGCGCAGGAGGCGCAGGAGTTGCAGAAGGAGGTGCGTGCGAGTGCCTAG
- a CDS encoding 5'-3' exonuclease, which produces MLLDTASLYFRAYYGVPDSVRAPDGTPVNAVRGLLEFITRLIQDHRPDELVACMDADWRPHWRVELIPSYKAHRVAVESVAGPDEEEVPDTLSPQVPVIEDVLDAFGIARVGVAGYEADDVIGTLTARASGPVDIVTGDRDLYQLVDDARGIRVLYPLKGVGMMQATDEAVLREKYGVAGPGYADLALLRGDPSDGLPGVPGIGEKTAAKLLAAHGDLAGIMAAVDDPASGLTPAQRRRLDEARPYLAVAPKVVRVADDVPLPGFDPALPRAPRDPAGLDGLAARWGLGRAVGRLRTELSGANPPH; this is translated from the coding sequence ATGCTCCTCGACACCGCCTCCCTCTACTTCCGCGCCTACTACGGGGTGCCGGACTCCGTGCGCGCCCCCGACGGCACCCCCGTGAACGCCGTCCGCGGACTGCTCGAGTTCATCACCCGGCTGATCCAGGACCACCGCCCGGACGAGCTCGTGGCCTGCATGGACGCGGACTGGCGACCGCACTGGCGGGTCGAGCTGATCCCCTCGTACAAGGCCCACCGGGTGGCGGTGGAGTCCGTGGCCGGGCCGGACGAGGAAGAGGTGCCGGACACCCTGTCCCCACAGGTCCCCGTCATCGAGGACGTGCTGGACGCCTTCGGCATCGCGCGGGTCGGCGTCGCGGGCTACGAGGCGGACGACGTGATCGGCACGCTCACGGCACGGGCGAGCGGCCCGGTCGACATCGTCACCGGCGACCGGGACCTCTACCAGCTCGTGGACGACGCGCGCGGGATCCGCGTGCTCTACCCGCTGAAGGGCGTCGGCATGATGCAGGCGACCGACGAGGCGGTGCTCCGCGAGAAGTACGGTGTGGCCGGACCGGGTTACGCCGATCTGGCCCTGCTGCGCGGCGACCCGAGCGACGGGCTGCCGGGGGTGCCGGGCATCGGCGAGAAGACGGCGGCGAAGCTGCTGGCCGCCCATGGGGACCTGGCCGGGATCATGGCCGCCGTGGACGACCCGGCGTCCGGGCTGACGCCGGCCCAGCGCAGGCGGCTGGACGAGGCACGGCCCTATCTGGCGGTCGCCCCGAAGGTCGTCCGGGTCGCGGACGACGTGCCCCTGCCCGGCTTCGATCCGGCCTTGCCGAGGGCGCCCCGCGACCCGGCCGGGCTCGACGGCCTCGCCGCGCGCTGGGGTCTGGGCAGGGCGGTGGGCCGGCTGCGCACCGAGCTGTCGGGCGCGAACCCGCCGCACTGA
- a CDS encoding siderophore-interacting protein — protein MADTAARRAPQVHQARVLRTERITPHMVRLVLGGEGLASFALEGFTDHYVKVVFPAPDTAYPEPFDMARIREEFPRDRWPSTRTYTVRSFDAVHRELVIDFVVHGDEGLAGPWAARVRPGETVRLLGPGGGYAPDPSADWHLLAGDESALPAIAAALEQMPRGARVHALVEIAGPEEEQKIATPDGVIVSWLHRGARPVGEALIAAVRELGFPAGDVHAFVHGEAGAVRELRRHLRLERGIPRERLSVSGYWRTGKSDEAWRAVKRDWNAEVEREQET, from the coding sequence GTGGCAGACACAGCCGCCCGCAGGGCACCGCAGGTACATCAGGCGCGGGTGCTGCGCACGGAACGGATCACCCCGCACATGGTCCGCCTGGTCCTCGGCGGCGAGGGACTGGCCTCGTTCGCCCTGGAAGGGTTCACCGACCACTATGTGAAGGTCGTCTTCCCGGCACCGGACACGGCCTACCCGGAGCCGTTCGACATGGCCCGGATCCGCGAGGAGTTCCCGCGCGACCGGTGGCCCAGCACGCGCACGTACACCGTCCGCTCCTTCGACGCCGTCCACCGGGAACTCGTCATCGACTTCGTGGTCCACGGCGACGAGGGTCTCGCCGGGCCGTGGGCGGCGCGGGTGCGGCCCGGCGAGACCGTGCGCCTGCTGGGCCCGGGTGGTGGCTACGCTCCGGACCCGTCGGCGGACTGGCACCTCCTCGCGGGTGACGAGAGCGCGCTCCCGGCCATCGCCGCCGCGCTGGAGCAGATGCCGCGGGGCGCGCGGGTCCACGCCCTTGTCGAGATCGCCGGACCCGAGGAAGAGCAGAAAATCGCCACCCCGGACGGGGTCATCGTCAGCTGGCTGCACCGGGGCGCCCGTCCCGTCGGCGAGGCGCTGATCGCCGCGGTGCGCGAACTCGGCTTCCCCGCGGGCGATGTGCACGCCTTCGTACACGGCGAGGCGGGGGCGGTGCGCGAACTGCGCCGCCATCTCCGGCTGGAGCGCGGCATCCCGCGGGAGCGGCTGTCCGTGTCGGGCTACTGGCGGACGGGCAAGTCCGACGAGGCCTGGCGGGCCGTCAAGCGCGACTGGAACGCGGAAGTGGAGCGCGAGCAGGAGACATAG
- a CDS encoding sigma-70 family RNA polymerase sigma factor — protein sequence MKEAIHITGAPSTGPGLDELLVRVARGDQQAFSRVYDAVCGPVLGVVRGVLRDPAQSEEVAQEVLVELWRTAARYQPSRGSALTWTLTLAHRRAVDRVRSAQAAVERERKAARLGGTPAFDDVVEQVEARLEREQVRRCLRTLTELQRQSVTLAYYRGLAYREVAELLAVPLGTVKTRMRDGLIRLRDCLGVNA from the coding sequence GTGAAGGAAGCGATACACATCACAGGGGCACCATCGACGGGGCCGGGGCTCGACGAACTTCTCGTCCGGGTCGCGCGCGGCGATCAGCAGGCCTTCTCGCGTGTGTACGACGCGGTCTGCGGACCCGTACTCGGCGTCGTGCGCGGCGTGTTGCGCGATCCGGCGCAGTCCGAGGAGGTCGCGCAGGAGGTCCTGGTCGAGCTGTGGCGGACCGCCGCGCGCTACCAGCCGTCGCGTGGCTCCGCCCTAACCTGGACCCTGACCCTCGCCCACCGCCGCGCCGTCGACCGCGTACGCTCCGCCCAGGCCGCCGTCGAACGCGAGCGGAAGGCCGCCCGCCTCGGCGGTACACCGGCTTTCGACGACGTCGTCGAACAGGTCGAGGCGCGACTGGAGCGGGAGCAGGTGCGGCGCTGCCTGCGCACACTGACCGAGCTCCAGCGCCAGTCGGTGACCCTGGCCTACTACCGCGGCCTCGCCTACCGGGAGGTCGCCGAACTGCTCGCGGTGCCACTGGGCACCGTGAAGACACGGATGCGCGACGGGCTGATCCGCCTGCGCGACTGCCTGGGGGTGAACGCATGA
- a CDS encoding anti-sigma factor has protein sequence MSAAAKGADRDAELHTLTGAYALNALGDRERTRFERHLAVCPACAQEVRELGATAVRLGLAATEIPPSALKSQVMARISTVRQEPPKVAAAGAGRIPPPVHRARPSGRRRLAGFVLAACIAGLAALGGMAVVQQRAADEARAEAREAAELAQRRTEALADVLTAADVRTRSTALGEGAAGTVAFSRERDRAVFLASGLPRPDGGRVYQLWFADGGSMRPAGLLASAGSAEALLMEGAIGGATGVGITVEPPGGSRAPTSEPLGLLSFPSG, from the coding sequence ATGAGCGCCGCTGCGAAGGGAGCGGACCGGGACGCCGAACTGCACACGCTGACGGGCGCGTACGCCCTCAATGCGCTGGGCGACCGGGAGCGTACCCGGTTCGAACGGCATCTGGCCGTGTGCCCGGCGTGCGCGCAGGAGGTGCGGGAGCTAGGGGCCACCGCGGTACGACTCGGCCTGGCCGCGACAGAGATCCCGCCGTCCGCGTTGAAGTCCCAGGTGATGGCCCGGATCTCGACCGTCCGCCAGGAACCTCCGAAGGTCGCCGCCGCGGGGGCCGGCCGTATCCCGCCCCCGGTGCACAGGGCCCGCCCGTCCGGCCGGCGCAGGCTCGCCGGGTTCGTACTCGCCGCGTGTATCGCGGGGTTGGCGGCGCTCGGCGGCATGGCGGTCGTCCAGCAGCGGGCCGCCGACGAGGCGCGGGCCGAGGCCCGCGAGGCCGCCGAACTGGCGCAGCGGCGCACCGAGGCGCTCGCGGACGTGCTCACCGCGGCCGACGTACGCACGCGGAGCACGGCGCTGGGCGAGGGGGCGGCCGGCACGGTCGCCTTCTCCCGGGAGCGGGACCGCGCCGTCTTCCTCGCTTCCGGCCTGCCGCGGCCGGACGGCGGCCGGGTGTACCAGCTCTGGTTCGCGGACGGCGGTTCCATGCGCCCGGCCGGGCTGCTCGCCTCGGCGGGAAGTGCGGAGGCGTTGCTCATGGAGGGTGCGATCGGCGGGGCGACGGGCGTGGGCATCACCGTCGAGCCGCCCGGCGGCTCCCGCGCCCCCACCTCCGAGCCACTGGGACTGCTGAGTTTCCCGTCCGGGTAG
- a CDS encoding DEAD/DEAH box helicase, translating to MTQDLSPAERYAAARIRAAEQATALAPFREMYDFGLDPFQVEACEALEAGKGVLVAAPTGSGKTIVGEFAVHLALSQGRKCFYTTPIKALSNQKYSDLVKRYGPGKVGLLTGDNSVNPEAPVVVMTTEVLRNMLYAGSRSLSGLGYVVMDEVHYLSDRFRGAVWEEVIIHLPESVTLVSLSATVSNAEEFGDWLDTVRGDTEVIVSESRPVPLWQHVLAGRRMYDLFEEETDHGGRGAARREVNPDLVRLARTENSRTYNPRDRRRGKMVREADRERERRQRGRIWTPGRPEVVERLDAEGLLPAITFIFSRAACEAAVQQCLFAGLRLNDEEARLEVRSIVEARTASIPREDLHVLGYYEWLEGLERGIAAHHAGMLPTFKEVVEELFVRGLVKAVFATETLALGINMPARSVVLEKLVKWNGEQHADITPGEYTQLTGRAGRRGIDVEGHAVVLWQRGMDPGALAGLAGTRTYPLRSSFKPSYNMAVNLVQQFGRHRSRELLETSFAQFQADRSVVGISRQVQRNEEGLEGYREGMTCHLGDFEEYARLRRELKDRETELAKQGAAQRRAAAADSLEKLRPGDVIHVPTGKFAGLALVLDPGLPAGRSNGHRGYEYHDGPRPVVLTAERQVKRLASMDFPVPVEPLERMRIPKSFNPRSPQSRRDLASALRTKAGHIVPDRHRRPRAAAADDREIARLRREIRAHPCHGCDEREDHARWAERHHRLQRDTRQLERRIEGRTNTIARTFDRIVALLTELDYLRGDEVTEHGRRLARLYGELDLLASECLRDGVWEGLNPAELASCVSALVYEARQADDAVAPRLPSGRSKAALGEMVRIWGRLDALEEEFRINQAEGVGQREPDLGFAWAVYQWASGRGLDEVLREAEMPAGDFVRWTKQVIDVLGQIAAAAPGENSTVARNARKAVDAVLRGVVAYSSVG from the coding sequence ATGACACAGGACCTCTCACCAGCCGAGCGGTACGCGGCCGCCCGGATCCGTGCCGCCGAGCAGGCCACCGCGCTCGCTCCCTTCCGCGAGATGTACGACTTCGGGCTGGACCCGTTCCAGGTCGAGGCCTGCGAGGCGCTGGAGGCGGGCAAGGGCGTGCTCGTGGCGGCCCCCACGGGTTCCGGGAAGACGATCGTCGGCGAGTTCGCCGTGCACCTGGCTCTCTCCCAGGGGCGCAAGTGCTTCTACACGACCCCCATCAAGGCGCTGTCCAACCAGAAGTACTCGGATCTGGTCAAGCGGTACGGCCCCGGCAAGGTCGGCCTGCTCACCGGCGACAACAGCGTCAACCCCGAGGCGCCGGTCGTCGTCATGACCACCGAGGTCCTGCGCAACATGCTGTACGCGGGCTCCCGGTCGCTGAGCGGCCTCGGGTACGTGGTCATGGACGAGGTGCACTACCTCTCCGACCGCTTCAGAGGCGCCGTCTGGGAAGAAGTGATCATCCACCTCCCCGAGTCGGTGACCCTGGTCTCGCTCTCGGCGACGGTGTCCAACGCGGAGGAGTTCGGCGACTGGCTCGACACCGTACGAGGCGACACCGAAGTGATCGTCTCGGAGTCGCGCCCCGTGCCCCTGTGGCAGCACGTGCTCGCCGGACGCCGGATGTACGACCTCTTCGAGGAGGAGACCGACCACGGCGGCCGCGGCGCCGCCCGGCGCGAGGTCAACCCCGACCTGGTCCGCCTGGCCAGGACGGAGAACTCCCGCACGTACAACCCGCGTGACCGCCGCCGCGGCAAGATGGTCCGCGAGGCCGACCGCGAGCGCGAGCGCCGGCAGCGGGGCCGCATCTGGACCCCGGGGCGGCCCGAGGTCGTCGAGCGGCTGGACGCGGAAGGGCTGCTACCCGCCATCACGTTCATCTTCAGCAGAGCCGCCTGCGAGGCCGCCGTCCAGCAGTGCCTGTTCGCCGGACTGCGGCTCAACGACGAGGAGGCGCGCCTGGAGGTGCGGTCGATCGTCGAGGCGCGCACGGCCTCCATCCCCCGCGAGGACCTCCACGTCCTCGGGTACTACGAGTGGCTGGAGGGACTGGAGCGGGGCATAGCCGCACACCACGCCGGAATGCTCCCCACGTTCAAGGAGGTCGTCGAGGAACTCTTCGTCCGCGGCCTCGTCAAGGCCGTGTTCGCCACCGAGACCCTGGCCCTCGGCATCAACATGCCCGCCAGGTCCGTGGTGCTGGAGAAGCTCGTCAAGTGGAACGGCGAGCAGCACGCCGACATCACCCCCGGCGAGTACACCCAGCTGACCGGACGCGCGGGCCGGCGCGGCATCGACGTGGAGGGCCACGCCGTCGTGCTCTGGCAGCGCGGGATGGACCCGGGCGCGCTCGCCGGACTCGCCGGCACCCGTACGTATCCGCTGCGCTCGAGCTTCAAGCCGTCGTACAACATGGCGGTCAACCTCGTGCAGCAGTTCGGGCGCCACCGCTCGAGGGAACTGCTGGAGACCTCCTTCGCCCAGTTCCAGGCGGACAGGTCGGTCGTCGGCATCTCGCGCCAGGTGCAGCGCAACGAGGAGGGGCTCGAGGGCTACCGGGAGGGCATGACCTGCCACCTGGGGGACTTCGAGGAGTACGCGCGGCTGCGCCGCGAACTGAAGGACCGTGAGACCGAACTGGCCAAGCAGGGCGCCGCCCAGCGCCGGGCGGCCGCCGCGGACTCACTGGAGAAGCTCAGGCCGGGCGACGTCATCCACGTGCCCACCGGCAAGTTCGCCGGGCTCGCGCTCGTCCTCGACCCCGGGCTGCCGGCCGGCAGGTCCAACGGCCACCGGGGCTACGAGTACCACGACGGGCCGCGCCCCGTGGTGCTGACGGCCGAACGCCAGGTCAAGCGGCTCGCCTCGATGGACTTCCCGGTCCCCGTGGAGCCGCTGGAGCGGATGCGGATCCCCAAGTCCTTCAACCCGCGCTCCCCCCAGTCCCGGCGCGACCTCGCCTCCGCCCTGCGGACCAAGGCCGGGCACATCGTGCCCGACCGGCACCGCAGGCCGCGCGCCGCGGCCGCGGACGACCGCGAGATCGCCCGGCTGCGCAGGGAGATCCGCGCCCATCCCTGCCACGGCTGCGACGAACGCGAGGACCACGCCCGCTGGGCGGAGCGCCACCACCGGCTCCAGCGCGACACCCGCCAGCTGGAGCGCCGCATCGAGGGCCGGACGAACACCATCGCCCGCACCTTCGACCGCATCGTCGCGCTGCTCACCGAGCTGGACTACCTCCGCGGCGACGAGGTCACCGAGCACGGCCGCCGGCTCGCCCGGCTCTACGGCGAGCTGGACCTGCTGGCCAGCGAGTGCCTGCGCGACGGGGTGTGGGAGGGGCTGAACCCGGCCGAACTGGCCTCCTGCGTCTCGGCTCTGGTGTACGAGGCACGCCAGGCCGACGACGCCGTGGCGCCCAGGCTGCCCTCCGGCAGGTCGAAGGCAGCGCTCGGCGAGATGGTGCGGATCTGGGGCCGGCTGGACGCGCTCGAGGAGGAGTTCCGCATCAACCAGGCCGAGGGCGTGGGCCAGCGCGAGCCCGACCTCGGATTCGCCTGGGCGGTGTACCAGTGGGCCTCGGGCAGGGGCCTGGACGAGGTGCTGCGCGAGGCGGAGATGCCCGCGGGCGACTTCGTGCGCTGGACCAAGCAGGTCATCGACGTACTCGGCCAGATCGCGGCCGCGGCGCCGGGCGAGAACTCCACGGTGGCGCGCAACGCCCGCAAGGCCGTGGACGCGGTGCTGCGCGGTGTGGTGGCGTACAGCTCGGTCGGCTGA
- the tatC gene encoding twin-arginine translocase subunit TatC has translation MLKSARKQDKDTEGRMPLGEHLRELRNRLLKSVLAIAVATVAAAFFQKEIFAFLMRPILESVGCANGQVVMRNGQLCAEMTTQGLLSPFTIALKVALMAGVLAATPVWLYQLWAFVAPGLHNHEKRYALSFVAAGVPLFLGGAYLAYSILPQTAEIMLGFAPSGARPLLPLDDYLDLITRMVIVFGVAFELPLLLILLNMTGVLTGRRMLRWWRGMIVGLTAFAAIATPGGEPISMLLLAGPLAVLYFIAVGFSFLNDARRRRRDPDAGLSDDEASRLDLTPEDVGDAGPVTAARALPEQSSGDRDRDRDRINGYDDVT, from the coding sequence TTGCTCAAGTCCGCCCGCAAGCAGGACAAGGACACCGAGGGGCGGATGCCGCTCGGTGAACACCTGCGTGAGTTGCGCAACCGGCTCCTGAAGTCGGTGCTGGCGATCGCGGTGGCCACGGTCGCCGCGGCCTTCTTCCAGAAGGAGATCTTCGCGTTCCTGATGCGGCCGATCCTGGAGTCGGTCGGCTGCGCGAACGGCCAGGTCGTCATGCGGAACGGCCAGCTCTGCGCCGAGATGACGACACAGGGGCTCCTGTCACCGTTCACCATCGCGCTGAAGGTCGCCCTGATGGCGGGCGTGCTGGCGGCGACCCCGGTCTGGCTCTACCAGCTCTGGGCCTTCGTCGCTCCCGGGCTGCACAACCACGAGAAGCGCTACGCGCTGAGCTTCGTCGCCGCCGGCGTGCCGCTGTTCCTGGGCGGCGCCTACCTCGCGTACTCGATCCTCCCGCAGACCGCCGAGATCATGCTCGGCTTCGCACCGTCCGGCGCGAGGCCCCTGCTGCCGCTGGACGACTACCTTGACCTGATCACCCGCATGGTGATCGTCTTCGGTGTCGCCTTCGAACTCCCGCTGCTGCTCATCCTGCTCAACATGACCGGTGTACTGACCGGCCGGCGGATGCTGCGCTGGTGGCGCGGAATGATCGTCGGCCTCACCGCCTTCGCCGCGATCGCCACGCCCGGCGGCGAGCCGATCTCGATGCTGCTCCTGGCCGGCCCGCTGGCCGTCCTCTACTTCATCGCCGTGGGCTTCTCCTTCCTCAACGACGCCCGCCGCCGGCGCAGGGACCCCGACGCCGGCCTGAGCGACGACGAGGCATCCAGGCTCGACCTCACCCCCGAGGACGTCGGCGACGCCGGGCCCGTCACCGCCGCCCGCGCGCTCCCCGAGCAGTCGAGCGGCGACCGGGACCGGGACCGGGACCGGATCAACGGGTACGACGACGTCACCTGA
- the tatA gene encoding Sec-independent protein translocase subunit TatA, translated as MIGNLKPLEIILIIVVILLLFGAKKLPDMARSLGKSARILKSEAKAMKKDDEPSGGQPAPGADTAAQKDTPRTIQAAPGDVTSSRPVSEPNRTTQS; from the coding sequence ATGATCGGCAATCTGAAGCCCCTCGAGATCATTCTGATCATCGTGGTCATCCTGTTGCTGTTCGGCGCCAAGAAGCTGCCCGACATGGCCCGCTCGCTCGGCAAGTCCGCCCGGATCCTGAAGAGCGAGGCGAAGGCGATGAAGAAGGACGACGAGCCGTCGGGCGGTCAGCCGGCGCCGGGCGCCGACACCGCCGCCCAGAAGGACACCCCCCGCACCATCCAGGCCGCCCCCGGCGATGTGACGAGCAGCCGCCCCGTCTCGGAGCCGAACCGTACGACGCAGAGCTGA
- a CDS encoding FmdB family zinc ribbon protein, which produces MPALAGIPAPRMPIVFKAACPDCRGRFELAAGALRLAIGASSRTTFYSFTCPECGAAVRKPAGERIVELLTGGGVRTLRLHSTA; this is translated from the coding sequence ATGCCCGCTCTGGCAGGAATCCCGGCACCGAGGATGCCGATCGTCTTCAAGGCCGCCTGTCCCGACTGCCGGGGCCGCTTCGAACTGGCGGCCGGGGCGCTGCGCCTCGCGATCGGCGCGAGCAGCCGGACCACCTTCTACTCCTTCACCTGTCCCGAGTGCGGGGCCGCCGTACGCAAGCCGGCGGGGGAGCGGATCGTCGAACTCCTCACCGGGGGCGGGGTGCGGACACTGCGCCTCCACTCCACCGCCTGA